In one window of Haliaeetus albicilla chromosome W, bHalAlb1.1, whole genome shotgun sequence DNA:
- the LOC138683455 gene encoding LOW QUALITY PROTEIN: uncharacterized protein (The sequence of the model RefSeq protein was modified relative to this genomic sequence to represent the inferred CDS: deleted 2 bases in 2 codons) has product MVSQKTVDVCDFVPSRVEGIDKLYGLLEVHRSHPSLQGQDWAKNHWFQPQSVVDRIRILQKEAKVKKGKGKAIICAVLGVSLAAAVEERKQKSCQTDNVIESLQMVIKNLQEQLKESKQLLEEERNKNVILKEELRNQLLREADTQAEVEVTLAEKGIRQIYPQGDLQRAKETVESLPHMYPLIKTEYVYEDDSDDHPQVITKEVPFTATELAKLKKDFARAAKESETEYVWRVSLSGGDGILLSEKEAEGYWGPGVFLTTGDRRAPWSLTQRAAYWAGGLNPLERGDPLAITGTVDQLVESVQKAACLQMMYDRELKPHQGSPMMMPVNPKRMTPLIWGLPDSLKPIGIQLQGRIQNTPNGERIMATLEGKVSPDHRQSGRKVWTWGEIAQELINFGRKYGPVGGLSQRTENKIVQRLSGWQLPPGRERPLTRQGLWQLGLQKGISRDLMDGLLTQKLEQLVQNWSGQRAVSKPTPSAPPLIDLEEEPAREKKVAGN; this is encoded by the exons ATGGTTTCTCAGAAAACTGTTGATGTTTGTGATTTTGTGCCCTCACGGGTTGAAGGAATAGATAAACTATATGGTCTTTTAGAGGTGCACCGATCTCACCCCTCACTCCAGGGACAAGATTGGGCAAAAAACCACTGGTTTCAACCACAGAGTGTGGTGGATAGGATAAGAATCTTGCAGAAGGAAGCTAAGgttaagaaggggaaaggaaaagctataATTTGTGCAGTGTTGGGAGTGAGTCTGGCAGCTGCGGtagaagagagaaagcagaagtcTTGTCAAACTGATAATGTAATAGAGTCCCTGCAGATGGTAATCAAAAATTTGCAGGAACAATTGAAAGAAAGTAAACAATTgttggaggaggaaaggaac AAAAATGTGATATTAAAAGAGGAATTGAGGAATCAACTTTTGAGAGAGGCGGATACACAGGCGGAGGTAGAAGTGACGCTTGCGGAGAAAGGGATACGGCAAATCTACCCCCAAGGAGATTTGCAGAGGGCAAAAGAAACCGTAGAAAGCCTCCCACATATGTATCCACTGATTAAAACAGAGTATGTGTATGAGGATGATAGCGATGACCATCCTCAGGTTATCACCAAAGAAGTCCCATTTACAGCAACTGAAttagcaaagctg aaaaaagattttgcaagAGCTGCAAAGGAATCAGAGACAGAGTATGTGTGGAGAGTGTCTTTGTCAGGAGGGGATGGAATTTTGttgtcagagaaagaagcagaaggatatTGGGGTCCGGGTGTGTTTCTAACTACTGGCGATCGCCGAGCCCCATGGTCATTGACTCAGAGAGCTGCGTATTGGGCCGGAGGGCTGAACCCCTTGGAGAGGGGAGATCCCCTTGCCATAACTGGTACAGTGGATCAGTTAGTGGAAAGTGTGCAAAAGGCAGCATGTCTCCAGATGATGTATGATCGGGAGCTCAAGCCCCACCAGGGCTCCCCAATGATGATGCCTGTGAACCCAAAGAGGATGACTCCTCTGATATGGGGACTTCCCGACTCTCTGAAACCCATTGGGATTCAATTGCAAGGGAGGATTCAAAACACCCCCAATGGAGAAAGAATTATGGCCACTCTGGAGGGGAAAGTGTCCCCTGATCATCGGCAGTCAGGGAGAAAAGTATGGACATGGGGAGAGATAGCTCAGGAATTGATTAATTTTGGGAGAAAATATGGCCCCGTTGGGGGATTGTctcaaagaactgaaaacaagatCGTACAACGACTTAGTGGGTGGCAATTACCCCCTGGAAGAGAGAGGCCCCTAACTCGACAGGGACTGTGGCAGCTAGGGCTTCAGAAAGGCATTTCCCGGGACTTGATGGATGGACTCCTGACCCAAAAATTGGAGCAACTTGTGCAGAATTGGTCAGGGCAAAGGGCTGTTTCCAAACCAACCCCTAGTGCTCCACCCTTGATAGACCTTGAGGAGGAGCCAGCTAGGGAGAAGAAGGTGGCGGGAAACTAG